A stretch of the Amycolatopsis sp. BJA-103 genome encodes the following:
- a CDS encoding class I SAM-dependent methyltransferase, whose translation MNADWKATFTATFGAPASAVSARIWTEVYGDEYPAELDTYSFVTRTDLHRIAEEARLEPGRRLADLGCGRGGPGLWVAARTYATLTGIDIAETALASARRRAEALPLSDVEATDFRVGTFADTGLDDASSEAVMSVDALLFAPDKALACAEFARILVPGGRLVVTTWDFDGQPQNRPPQVADHRPLLESAGFDVLSYEETPDWRARQQRTMELSLERVEDLAAESGEDPSRLRASLEQALRNQDLMTRRVLMVASRR comes from the coding sequence GTGAACGCCGACTGGAAGGCCACGTTCACCGCGACGTTCGGCGCGCCGGCCTCCGCGGTGTCCGCGCGGATCTGGACCGAGGTGTACGGCGACGAGTACCCCGCCGAGCTCGACACCTACAGCTTCGTCACCCGCACCGACCTGCACCGCATTGCGGAGGAAGCCCGGCTGGAGCCGGGCCGGCGGCTGGCCGACCTCGGCTGCGGACGCGGCGGGCCGGGCCTGTGGGTCGCCGCCCGCACCTACGCGACGCTCACCGGCATCGACATCGCGGAGACGGCGCTGGCTTCGGCGCGGCGTCGCGCCGAGGCTCTGCCCCTTTCGGACGTCGAAGCGACCGATTTCCGGGTCGGCACCTTCGCGGACACCGGTCTGGACGACGCGTCGTCCGAGGCGGTGATGAGCGTCGACGCGTTGCTGTTCGCGCCCGACAAGGCACTCGCCTGCGCGGAGTTCGCGCGGATCCTCGTGCCGGGCGGGCGGCTGGTCGTCACGACCTGGGACTTCGACGGACAGCCCCAGAACCGGCCGCCGCAGGTCGCCGACCACCGGCCGCTGCTGGAATCGGCCGGATTCGACGTTCTCTCCTACGAAGAGACGCCGGACTGGCGGGCGCGGCAGCAGCGGACCATGGAACTGTCGCTGGAGCGTGTGGAGGACCTGGCTGCGGAGTCGGGCGAGGATCCGTCCAGGCTGCGCGCGAGCCTCGAGCAGGCGCTGCGGAACCAGGACCTGATGACGCGGCGGGTACTCATGGTCGCTTCACGCCGCTAA
- a CDS encoding class I SAM-dependent methyltransferase: MNASTPGIEPELHARRAASFGAKAAAYAAHRPDYPEKALAWGLAGAEERPAEVLDLAAGTGKVSEGLLALGVTVTAVEPDAKMLEELTKTFPSVTPLIGTAERIPLPDASVDAVVAGQAFHWFDLDRAYPEMARVLKPGGIVAALWNHDDESTGWLAELNTLIKTSASRRWLSDYESLPEHEAFEPFEKKTFGHKQPRTAETLVATLATHSHMLVAETEEREAKLRTAREFLDRNPETASGEFDLPITTTVFRARRR; this comes from the coding sequence GTGAACGCATCCACTCCTGGCATCGAACCGGAACTGCACGCACGCCGCGCCGCCTCGTTCGGCGCCAAGGCCGCCGCCTATGCCGCACATCGGCCGGACTATCCGGAAAAGGCACTGGCCTGGGGGCTGGCGGGTGCCGAGGAAAGGCCGGCGGAGGTCCTCGATCTCGCCGCGGGTACCGGCAAGGTCAGCGAAGGGCTCCTCGCGCTGGGCGTCACGGTCACCGCGGTCGAACCGGACGCCAAGATGCTCGAAGAGCTCACCAAGACCTTCCCTTCCGTGACCCCGCTCATCGGGACGGCCGAGCGGATCCCGCTGCCGGACGCCTCCGTGGACGCCGTGGTCGCGGGCCAGGCCTTCCACTGGTTCGACCTCGACCGGGCCTATCCGGAGATGGCCAGGGTGCTGAAGCCGGGCGGGATCGTCGCCGCGCTGTGGAACCACGACGACGAGTCGACGGGCTGGCTGGCGGAGCTCAACACGCTGATCAAGACCTCGGCGAGCAGGCGCTGGCTGAGCGACTACGAATCGCTTCCGGAACATGAGGCCTTCGAGCCGTTCGAGAAGAAGACTTTCGGTCACAAACAACCCAGGACGGCCGAAACCCTGGTGGCGACTCTCGCCACCCATTCGCACATGCTGGTGGCGGAGACGGAGGAACGCGAAGCCAAACTTCGCACGGCACGGGAATTCCTCGACCGGAACCCGGAAACCGCCTCGGGGGAATTCGACCTGCCGATCACCACCACCGTCTTCCGGGCGCGCCGCCGGTGA